A window of Corallococcus macrosporus DSM 14697 contains these coding sequences:
- a CDS encoding DUF4215 domain-containing protein, with the protein MKTRVFFKTAALCLALLSSLSGCESGGARTAAAPTEPVLVSQAASLVGDGRLEPGEECDDGNTTSGDGCSATGAIEAGYLCHVPGRPCSLASLCGNGTVNSGEACDGDGSDCTADCDLSLCGNGVFDNRSHPSYAQEICDDGNRFEGDGCSRLCEVESGFACAGSPSRCVRAGVTVFNTGVDEHNRRLEAEVAVDPHWFYSGTTTGAATGPRDANDWPQEIQTARFMAAPLGEPVCVYQDFMVPSTTNIAQFRLRLATFNDNDFASASVNGQDFMPTVVNDPAGQPWQKNIFREFGANAPWREGLNRIELCNENEATEPNAFRYLFVDAYDDRCGDGAVSLREECDDNNTTDGDGCSATCGIEAGYGCTGQPSTCAQTCGNGTLNPGEQCDDGNASAGDGCNASCRVEAGYACPTPGQACLMTCGNGAIDPGEQCDDGNAFDSDGCSASCRVERGYECQGAPSTCAPLCGNGTLDAGELCDDGNTALGDGCTNACTLELGYACPTPGQACVQTCGNGNVDPGEQCDDGNLSSQDGCGTECRVEEGYACSAPATGPSVCVQSCGNGALDPNEACDDANTTSGDGCTSGCRVEAGYACSGAPSACATLCGDGIRAGTETCDDGNTTNGDGCSNTCGVEPGWSCPGAGTVCFNTCGNGTVDSGETCDDGNADAGDGCSGSCRVENGYTCSGAPSVCATTCGDGTRAGNEVCDDGNLNNGDGCSSRCLLEDGQPCNASGVCESGICNPDTNTCISPNACGNGILDEGELCDDGDTTAGDGCSNTCAIEDGFGCTGIPSVCAVTCGDGIQADSEACDDGNTTPGDGCSATCTVEAGAACQTADVREFITRQGNTDCTQVTDIDAPVLPDAAIQAALGVPGRYRIRYVSGAVSYSGGVNWRPGVIGVSANAGAQVQGFSLGYTAGSGAATRAEALPLGFPLSRDFTAATGDVRIALIDLDCDQANNSDTAVTYRVDALSICQTAPVITSPTPGGTAGEEVTGTATPGATVDVYLDGDTTPVCTVVADETGDWSCALPEDLEEGPHTAVVTSTYPGAPQTTTTVDFVVDPTPAAPPVITGPTPDAVLDTQTPVLSGTAAPGDEVTVYEGGTVLCTATADAAGNWSCTPTTPMAEGPHTVTATATPPGGSPSPTSTPVSFTITLGTTEAPVITGPADGAVLDTPTPPLSGTATPGDEVTVYEGDTVLCTATTNDLGVWSCTPTQPLEDGPHTITATATDSEGRTSEPSAPGAFIIDTQAPDTYLPSTPPSRGGNRTATFDYGSSEEDVTYECSLDGGAFEPCRDSYDVGEGQHTLRVRATDRAGNVDSTPAEYTWVVELTRAFAGGGCSTAPATSWLALLGLLGLRRRKRG; encoded by the coding sequence ATGAAAACGCGTGTTTTCTTCAAGACGGCGGCGCTCTGTCTCGCGCTGCTCTCATCCCTGAGCGGCTGTGAATCGGGCGGCGCCCGCACGGCCGCGGCCCCCACCGAGCCCGTGCTCGTCAGCCAGGCCGCCTCCCTCGTGGGAGACGGCCGGCTGGAGCCCGGCGAGGAATGTGACGACGGCAACACCACCAGCGGCGACGGCTGCTCCGCCACCGGCGCCATCGAGGCCGGCTACCTGTGCCACGTGCCCGGGCGGCCCTGCTCGCTGGCGAGCCTGTGCGGCAACGGCACCGTCAACTCCGGCGAGGCGTGCGACGGCGACGGCTCCGACTGCACCGCGGACTGCGACCTGTCCCTGTGCGGCAACGGCGTGTTCGACAACCGCTCCCACCCGTCCTACGCGCAGGAGATCTGCGACGACGGCAACCGCTTCGAGGGCGACGGCTGCAGCCGCCTGTGCGAAGTGGAGTCCGGCTTCGCCTGCGCCGGCAGCCCCAGCCGCTGCGTGCGCGCGGGCGTGACGGTCTTCAACACCGGCGTGGACGAGCACAACCGCCGGCTGGAGGCCGAGGTCGCCGTCGATCCGCACTGGTTCTACAGCGGCACCACCACGGGCGCGGCCACCGGTCCCCGGGACGCCAATGACTGGCCGCAGGAGATCCAGACGGCCCGCTTCATGGCGGCGCCGCTGGGCGAGCCCGTCTGCGTGTACCAGGACTTCATGGTGCCCTCGACGACCAACATCGCGCAGTTCCGCCTGCGGCTGGCCACCTTCAACGACAACGACTTCGCCAGCGCGAGCGTGAACGGGCAGGACTTCATGCCCACTGTCGTCAACGATCCGGCGGGCCAGCCCTGGCAGAAGAACATCTTCCGCGAGTTCGGCGCCAACGCGCCGTGGCGAGAGGGCCTCAACCGCATCGAGCTGTGCAACGAGAACGAGGCCACCGAGCCCAACGCCTTCCGCTACCTGTTCGTGGACGCCTATGACGACCGCTGCGGCGACGGCGCGGTGTCCCTGCGCGAGGAGTGCGACGACAACAACACCACCGACGGTGACGGCTGCTCCGCCACCTGCGGCATCGAGGCGGGCTACGGCTGCACCGGCCAGCCCAGCACCTGCGCCCAGACGTGTGGCAACGGCACGCTGAACCCGGGTGAGCAGTGCGACGACGGCAACGCCTCGGCGGGCGACGGCTGCAACGCGAGCTGCCGCGTGGAGGCCGGCTACGCCTGCCCCACCCCGGGCCAGGCCTGCCTGATGACCTGCGGCAACGGGGCCATCGACCCGGGCGAGCAGTGCGATGACGGCAACGCCTTCGACTCGGACGGCTGCTCCGCTTCGTGCCGCGTCGAGCGCGGCTACGAGTGCCAGGGTGCCCCGTCCACCTGCGCGCCCCTGTGTGGCAACGGCACGTTGGACGCGGGTGAGCTGTGCGACGACGGCAACACCGCCCTGGGCGACGGCTGCACCAACGCCTGCACCCTGGAGCTGGGCTACGCCTGCCCCACCCCGGGCCAGGCCTGCGTCCAAACGTGTGGCAACGGCAACGTGGATCCGGGCGAGCAGTGCGATGACGGCAACCTGAGCTCGCAGGACGGCTGCGGCACCGAGTGCCGCGTGGAGGAGGGTTACGCGTGCAGCGCGCCCGCCACCGGCCCGTCCGTGTGCGTGCAGAGCTGCGGCAACGGCGCGTTGGACCCGAACGAGGCGTGCGACGACGCCAACACCACCAGCGGCGACGGCTGCACCTCCGGCTGCCGCGTGGAGGCGGGCTACGCGTGCAGCGGCGCGCCCAGCGCCTGCGCCACCCTCTGCGGCGACGGCATCCGCGCGGGCACGGAGACGTGCGACGACGGCAACACCACCAACGGCGATGGCTGCTCCAACACCTGCGGCGTGGAGCCGGGCTGGAGCTGCCCCGGCGCGGGCACCGTGTGCTTCAACACCTGCGGCAACGGCACGGTGGACAGCGGCGAGACCTGCGATGACGGCAACGCCGACGCGGGCGACGGCTGCAGCGGCTCCTGCCGCGTGGAGAACGGCTATACGTGCAGCGGCGCGCCCAGCGTCTGCGCCACCACCTGCGGCGACGGCACCCGTGCCGGCAACGAGGTGTGCGACGACGGCAACCTCAACAACGGCGACGGCTGCTCCTCGCGCTGCCTCCTGGAGGACGGCCAGCCCTGCAACGCGTCCGGCGTCTGCGAGAGCGGCATCTGCAACCCCGACACCAACACCTGCATCAGCCCCAACGCCTGCGGCAACGGCATCCTGGACGAGGGGGAGCTGTGCGACGACGGCGACACCACGGCGGGCGACGGGTGCTCCAACACCTGCGCCATCGAGGACGGCTTCGGCTGCACCGGCATCCCGTCGGTGTGCGCGGTGACGTGTGGTGACGGCATCCAGGCGGACAGCGAGGCCTGCGATGACGGCAACACCACCCCCGGGGACGGCTGCTCGGCCACGTGCACCGTGGAGGCGGGCGCCGCCTGCCAGACGGCGGACGTGCGGGAGTTCATCACCCGCCAGGGCAACACGGACTGCACGCAGGTGACGGACATCGACGCGCCCGTCCTGCCCGACGCGGCCATCCAGGCCGCGCTGGGCGTGCCGGGCCGCTACCGCATCCGCTACGTCTCCGGCGCGGTGAGCTACTCGGGCGGCGTCAACTGGCGCCCCGGCGTCATCGGCGTCAGCGCCAACGCGGGCGCGCAGGTGCAGGGCTTCTCGCTGGGCTACACGGCGGGCTCCGGCGCGGCCACGCGCGCCGAGGCCCTTCCGCTGGGCTTCCCCCTGTCCCGAGACTTCACGGCGGCCACGGGTGACGTGCGCATCGCGCTCATCGACCTGGACTGCGACCAGGCCAACAACTCCGACACGGCGGTGACCTACCGCGTGGACGCGCTGTCCATCTGCCAGACGGCCCCCGTCATCACGTCCCCGACGCCGGGCGGCACCGCCGGCGAGGAAGTCACGGGCACCGCCACGCCGGGCGCCACCGTGGACGTGTACCTGGACGGCGACACCACGCCGGTGTGCACCGTCGTCGCCGACGAGACGGGCGACTGGAGCTGCGCGCTGCCAGAGGACCTGGAGGAAGGGCCGCACACGGCCGTCGTCACCTCCACCTACCCGGGCGCGCCGCAGACGACCACGACGGTGGACTTCGTCGTCGACCCCACCCCGGCCGCGCCCCCGGTCATCACCGGCCCCACGCCGGACGCCGTGCTGGACACGCAGACGCCCGTGCTGAGCGGCACGGCGGCGCCCGGTGACGAGGTGACGGTGTACGAGGGCGGCACCGTCCTCTGCACCGCCACGGCCGACGCGGCGGGCAACTGGAGCTGCACGCCCACCACGCCGATGGCCGAGGGCCCGCACACGGTGACGGCCACGGCCACGCCGCCCGGCGGCAGCCCCAGCCCCACCTCCACGCCCGTCTCGTTCACCATCACCCTGGGCACCACGGAGGCGCCGGTCATCACCGGGCCCGCCGACGGCGCGGTGCTCGACACGCCGACGCCGCCCCTGAGCGGCACGGCGACGCCCGGTGACGAGGTGACGGTGTACGAGGGTGACACGGTGCTCTGCACCGCCACCACCAACGACCTGGGCGTGTGGAGCTGCACGCCGACCCAGCCGCTGGAGGATGGCCCGCACACCATCACCGCCACCGCCACCGACAGCGAGGGCCGCACCAGCGAGCCCTCCGCGCCTGGCGCGTTCATCATCGACACGCAGGCGCCGGACACGTACCTCCCGAGCACGCCGCCCTCGCGCGGTGGCAACCGGACGGCCACCTTCGACTACGGCTCCTCCGAGGAGGACGTCACCTACGAGTGCAGCCTGGACGGGGGCGCCTTCGAGCCCTGCCGGGACAGCTATGACGTGGGCGAGGGACAGCACACCCTGCGCGTGCGGGCCACGGACCGCGCGGGCAACGTGGACAGCACCCCCGCGGAGTACACGTGGGTGGTGGAGCTCACCCGCGCCTTCGCCGGTGGCGGCTGCAGCACGGCGCCCGCCACGTCCTGGCTGGCGCTGCTCGGCCTGCTGGGCCTGCGGCGGAGGAAGCGCGGCTAG
- a CDS encoding serine/threonine-protein kinase: MHVAGRLNETYEEELLLAMDEGLLSGEEAAALREEALRLRRGPLELLRERGRLSEDSMLALREELAAESTDPGAARPLEAATLTPVTPGVAPPPAAEPDGPTFPVPDWDRYQPVRFLGQGGMGRVFLAYDPMLRRNVALKFVRGDDPELARRFLSEARAQARVRHERVCEVYEVGEVRGRGYIAMRYVDGQPLGQLARSLTLEQKVVVLRQAAEGVHAAHGAGLIHRDIKPGNILVERTEDGGLAPFVMDFGLARDWREDGAAPNAVQGTPRYMAPEQARGEVSRLDRRADVYSLGATLYSLLTGRPPFTGATEAEVITRLQHEEPAPPRALDADIPSDLEAIVLKCLEKQRPARYDSARALAEDLQRFLDGEPVLARQGLGYRLRRKARKHRVALTLGSAALTVVLLALIQTAIARGEVAERERLTRRFTERVERIEASARYSALSRLHDTREDRRELRASMDALEAEVREAGPHALGPGQYALGRALLVLDDRDAARKRLEAAWAQGYREPRVAWALAQVLGDLYQERLLLDVERRSPEQRELRRKELEQDYRDPALAYLRQAEGPDVPVPPLYVKALFAFYEGRHEEALTHLEAMGRAQPWFYEAPLLQGDVLLARATQRWHQGDKAGSQEDLDAGRRAYTAAIATAESQPTGHYVLARLELAALVMELYGEGNVLPYYERGVEAATRALTAAPDHHRALVVLSRLHRRLAEQRTSQGRQDAEPLLEKSIHAAREALALAPPADRVALELAITHRLWARYLQERGQDPGEQLRLSIEAFERLRPEERDYAFHANLGLTYQVWADAEAERGVDPLAHQGKAIDAYLAAIRVREHQADAWINLGNALRRRASTPGATDAAGDLTRARDALAKALALNPGNVVACFRGAEISEQLARWRWSHGEPHEADLEHALSLFRQGLDINAKLPPLHNGLGAALLWHAEQRWEEGGDTAPLLEQAQAAFEEARRLAPKQAYAHNNLGEVWLRRATIQAARGEDPRPSGRAAVEAYQQALSLQEGDADLWANLGRAQTLLATWRLERGGAPGQALSRAEASLARASSLNARQAHIWRNLGELRALQARWLARRDTVKDADFEAAAEAFQQALTLAPRRHDFRLEAARFQLAWAEWRQRAGMDSAPPLARGLTLVEEVLAVRPGWARALALRGGLRVALAETPAALEQRQAWRAEGQEALRQALARNPLLESEWRSRLVTAHEPWAGPPLP; this comes from the coding sequence GTGCACGTGGCAGGGCGATTGAATGAGACGTATGAGGAGGAGCTCCTCCTCGCGATGGACGAAGGGTTGCTCTCCGGCGAGGAGGCGGCGGCCCTGCGCGAGGAAGCGCTCCGCCTGCGGCGTGGCCCCCTGGAGCTGCTGCGGGAGCGAGGCCGGCTGTCCGAGGACTCGATGCTGGCGCTCCGCGAGGAGCTCGCCGCCGAGAGCACGGACCCGGGCGCCGCCCGTCCCCTCGAGGCCGCCACGCTGACGCCCGTCACGCCGGGCGTGGCCCCGCCCCCCGCCGCCGAGCCGGACGGCCCCACCTTCCCGGTGCCGGACTGGGACCGCTACCAGCCGGTGCGCTTCCTGGGCCAGGGCGGCATGGGCCGGGTGTTCCTGGCGTATGACCCCATGCTCCGCCGCAACGTGGCGCTGAAGTTCGTGCGCGGGGACGACCCGGAGCTGGCCCGGCGCTTCCTCTCCGAGGCCCGCGCCCAGGCCCGCGTCCGGCATGAGCGGGTGTGCGAGGTGTACGAGGTCGGCGAGGTGCGCGGCCGGGGCTACATCGCCATGCGCTACGTGGACGGACAGCCGCTGGGGCAGCTCGCGCGCTCGCTCACGCTGGAGCAGAAGGTGGTGGTGCTGCGCCAGGCCGCCGAGGGCGTGCACGCCGCCCACGGCGCGGGCCTCATCCACCGCGACATCAAGCCAGGCAACATCCTGGTGGAGCGCACCGAGGACGGCGGGCTGGCCCCCTTCGTCATGGACTTCGGCCTGGCGCGCGACTGGCGCGAGGACGGCGCCGCGCCCAACGCCGTGCAGGGCACCCCGCGCTACATGGCCCCGGAGCAGGCGCGCGGCGAGGTGTCCCGCCTGGACCGGCGCGCGGACGTCTACAGCCTGGGCGCCACGCTCTACTCGCTGCTCACCGGCCGGCCGCCCTTCACCGGCGCCACCGAGGCGGAGGTCATCACCCGGCTCCAGCACGAGGAGCCGGCGCCGCCGCGCGCGCTCGACGCCGACATCCCGTCGGACCTGGAGGCCATCGTCCTCAAGTGCCTGGAGAAGCAGCGGCCCGCCCGCTACGACTCGGCGCGGGCGCTGGCGGAGGACCTGCAGCGGTTCCTCGACGGCGAGCCCGTCCTGGCGCGCCAGGGCCTGGGCTACCGCCTGCGCCGCAAGGCCCGCAAGCACCGGGTGGCGCTGACGCTGGGCTCGGCGGCGCTGACGGTGGTGCTGCTGGCGCTCATCCAGACGGCCATCGCCCGCGGCGAGGTGGCCGAGCGCGAGCGCCTCACGCGCCGCTTCACCGAACGGGTGGAGCGCATCGAGGCCTCGGCGCGCTACTCCGCCCTCTCACGCCTGCACGACACCCGCGAGGACCGGCGCGAGCTGCGCGCCAGCATGGACGCGCTGGAGGCCGAGGTGCGCGAGGCCGGCCCCCACGCGCTGGGCCCCGGCCAGTACGCCCTGGGCCGCGCGCTGCTCGTGCTGGATGACCGGGACGCCGCACGGAAACGCCTGGAGGCCGCGTGGGCCCAGGGCTACCGCGAGCCCCGGGTGGCCTGGGCCCTGGCGCAGGTGCTGGGAGACCTCTACCAGGAGCGGCTGCTGCTGGACGTGGAGCGCCGCAGCCCGGAGCAGCGCGAGCTGCGCCGCAAGGAGCTGGAGCAGGACTACCGGGACCCGGCGCTGGCCTACCTGCGCCAGGCGGAAGGCCCGGACGTCCCCGTCCCGCCGCTGTACGTGAAGGCGCTCTTCGCCTTCTACGAGGGCCGCCACGAAGAGGCGCTGACGCACCTGGAGGCCATGGGCCGCGCGCAGCCCTGGTTCTACGAGGCGCCGCTGCTGCAAGGCGACGTGCTCCTGGCCCGGGCCACGCAGCGCTGGCACCAGGGTGACAAGGCCGGCTCGCAGGAGGACCTGGACGCGGGCCGCCGCGCGTATACGGCGGCCATCGCCACCGCGGAGAGCCAGCCCACCGGGCACTACGTCCTGGCGCGCCTGGAGCTGGCCGCGCTGGTGATGGAGCTGTACGGCGAAGGCAACGTGCTGCCCTACTACGAGCGCGGCGTGGAGGCGGCGACCCGCGCGCTCACCGCCGCGCCGGACCACCACCGCGCGCTCGTCGTCCTCTCCCGCCTGCACCGCCGGCTCGCGGAGCAGCGCACCAGCCAGGGCCGCCAGGACGCGGAGCCGCTGCTGGAGAAGTCCATCCACGCCGCGCGCGAGGCCCTGGCCCTGGCTCCGCCGGCAGACCGCGTCGCGCTGGAGCTGGCCATCACCCACCGGCTCTGGGCCCGCTACCTGCAGGAGCGCGGGCAGGACCCGGGCGAGCAGCTCCGCCTGTCGATTGAAGCCTTCGAGCGCCTGCGCCCCGAGGAGCGCGACTACGCCTTCCACGCCAACCTGGGGCTGACGTACCAGGTGTGGGCGGACGCGGAGGCGGAGCGCGGCGTGGACCCGCTGGCGCACCAGGGCAAGGCCATTGACGCGTACCTCGCCGCCATCCGCGTGCGGGAGCACCAGGCGGACGCGTGGATCAACCTGGGCAACGCGCTGAGAAGGCGCGCCTCCACGCCGGGCGCCACGGACGCCGCGGGGGACCTGACGCGGGCCCGCGACGCGCTCGCGAAGGCGCTGGCCTTGAACCCCGGCAACGTCGTGGCGTGCTTCCGGGGCGCCGAAATCTCCGAGCAGCTCGCCCGCTGGCGCTGGAGCCACGGCGAGCCCCATGAAGCGGACCTGGAGCATGCGCTGTCCCTGTTCCGCCAGGGGCTGGACATCAACGCGAAGCTGCCCCCGCTGCACAACGGCCTGGGCGCGGCGCTGCTGTGGCATGCGGAGCAGCGCTGGGAGGAAGGCGGCGACACCGCGCCGCTGCTCGAACAGGCCCAGGCGGCCTTCGAGGAGGCGCGGCGGCTGGCGCCCAAGCAGGCCTATGCCCACAACAACCTGGGCGAGGTGTGGCTGCGGCGAGCCACCATCCAGGCCGCGCGCGGGGAGGACCCGCGCCCCAGCGGCCGCGCCGCCGTTGAGGCCTACCAACAGGCCCTCTCGCTCCAGGAAGGAGACGCCGACCTCTGGGCCAACCTGGGACGTGCCCAGACGCTGCTGGCCACCTGGCGCCTGGAGCGCGGCGGAGCCCCTGGCCAGGCGCTGTCCCGGGCCGAGGCGTCCCTGGCGCGCGCCAGCTCGCTGAACGCACGCCAGGCCCACATCTGGCGCAACCTGGGCGAGCTGCGGGCCCTCCAAGCGCGGTGGCTGGCGCGGCGCGACACCGTGAAGGACGCGGACTTCGAAGCCGCGGCCGAGGCGTTCCAGCAGGCCCTGACGCTGGCGCCCCGGCGCCACGACTTCCGGCTGGAGGCCGCGCGCTTCCAGCTCGCCTGGGCCGAGTGGCGGCAGCGCGCGGGCATGGACTCGGCCCCCCCCCTGGCGCGCGGCCTGACGCTCGTCGAGGAGGTCCTGGCCGTCCGTCCCGGGTGGGCCCGTGCCCTGGCGCTTCGCGGCGGCCTGCGGGTGGCGCTGGCGGAAACGCCCGCCGCCCTGGAGCAGCGGCAGGCGTGGCGCGCCGAGGGGCAGGAGGCGCTGCGGCAGGCGTTGGCCCGCAACCCCCTGCTGGAATCCGAATGGAGGAGCCGGCTCGTCACGGCCCACGAGCCATGGGCCGGCCCTCCCCTGCCCTGA
- a CDS encoding OmpA family protein, which translates to MHHPWLGGLAILWAVTAQAQAQPIPGIELERLQLNPGARDSLVLSTGDLMSRGEYRLGFTGHYEKEPLVLVSGGARQGVIVSDRVTVHLSGAYALTDWLELGAQVPIVSQWGPDTASLGVSTPSTSALGTPWLQARAGILSEQRGGPLDVGLHLGAALPFGSTETLTRDQGFVFSPRLGLGKQLGGSWRVGADVGALVRTKTYALSPDTQPTLDELGTELNGGVNLSAGLAGFRQELVVRGTLPVANAPESMEVLLGVRVPMPAGTEVYAMGGPGFGSTPGTPSFRVLAGLTFGTPTSTPNACVEGQPHDPARCPDFDLDGDGIMNAADQCPTAEGLSELQGCPDQDDDGDGLLNLADRCPKEAENFNGFEDHDGCPDDPDTDGDGVADSLDTCPAQAEDKDGFQDEDGCPDPDNDGDGVADATDRCPNEAGPRENRGCPDKDTDGDGLVDRLDNCPAEPGPAKNHGCKEKQLAQIGENRIQLLEAVYFENNKDVIIARSNKLLDTVANILNAHPEVEKVLVEGHTDNRGNEDYNLDLSQRRADAVVRYLVEKGVARERLESKGFGPTQPIADNATTQGRAKNRRVEFKIVGDAEGVQTQQGEPSPDTH; encoded by the coding sequence ATGCATCACCCATGGCTTGGAGGTCTGGCCATCCTCTGGGCGGTCACGGCCCAGGCCCAGGCGCAGCCCATCCCCGGCATCGAGCTGGAGCGGCTGCAGCTCAACCCCGGCGCGCGTGACAGCCTGGTGCTGTCCACCGGCGACCTCATGTCCCGCGGCGAGTACCGCCTCGGCTTCACCGGACACTATGAGAAGGAGCCCCTGGTGCTCGTCTCCGGTGGAGCGCGGCAGGGTGTCATCGTCTCCGACCGCGTGACGGTCCACCTGAGCGGCGCCTACGCCCTCACCGACTGGCTGGAGCTCGGCGCGCAGGTGCCCATCGTGTCCCAGTGGGGACCGGACACCGCGAGCCTGGGCGTCTCCACGCCGTCCACCAGCGCGCTGGGCACCCCGTGGCTCCAGGCGCGCGCGGGCATCCTCTCCGAGCAGCGCGGCGGGCCGCTGGATGTGGGCCTGCACCTGGGCGCGGCCCTGCCCTTCGGCAGCACGGAGACGCTCACCCGGGACCAGGGCTTCGTCTTCTCGCCCCGGCTCGGCCTGGGCAAGCAGCTCGGCGGCTCGTGGCGCGTGGGCGCCGACGTGGGCGCGCTGGTGCGGACCAAGACGTACGCGCTGTCCCCCGACACGCAGCCGACCCTGGATGAGCTGGGCACGGAGCTGAACGGCGGCGTCAACCTGTCCGCGGGCCTGGCCGGCTTCCGTCAGGAGCTGGTGGTGCGCGGCACCCTGCCCGTGGCGAACGCGCCGGAGTCCATGGAGGTCCTGCTGGGCGTGCGCGTCCCCATGCCCGCGGGCACGGAGGTCTATGCCATGGGCGGCCCCGGCTTCGGCAGCACGCCGGGCACGCCGTCGTTCCGCGTGCTCGCCGGCCTCACCTTCGGCACCCCCACCTCCACGCCCAACGCCTGTGTGGAGGGTCAGCCGCATGACCCGGCCCGCTGTCCGGACTTCGACCTGGACGGCGACGGCATCATGAACGCGGCCGACCAGTGCCCCACCGCGGAGGGCCTGTCGGAGCTGCAAGGCTGCCCGGACCAGGACGACGACGGCGACGGCCTGCTCAACCTGGCGGACCGCTGCCCGAAGGAGGCGGAGAACTTCAACGGCTTCGAGGACCACGACGGCTGCCCGGATGACCCGGACACCGACGGGGACGGCGTCGCCGACTCCCTGGACACGTGCCCCGCCCAGGCCGAGGACAAGGACGGCTTCCAGGACGAGGACGGCTGCCCCGACCCGGACAATGACGGCGACGGCGTGGCCGACGCCACCGACCGCTGCCCCAACGAGGCCGGCCCCCGGGAGAACCGCGGCTGCCCGGACAAGGACACCGACGGAGACGGCCTCGTCGACCGGCTGGACAACTGCCCCGCCGAGCCCGGCCCGGCGAAGAACCACGGCTGCAAGGAGAAGCAGCTCGCGCAGATTGGCGAGAACCGCATCCAGCTCCTCGAGGCCGTCTACTTCGAGAACAACAAGGACGTCATCATCGCGCGCAGCAACAAGCTGCTCGACACGGTGGCCAACATCCTCAACGCCCACCCGGAAGTGGAGAAGGTGCTTGTCGAGGGCCACACCGACAACCGCGGCAACGAGGACTACAACCTGGACCTGTCCCAGCGCCGCGCCGACGCCGTCGTGCGCTACCTGGTGGAGAAGGGCGTGGCCCGGGAGCGCCTGGAGTCCAAGGGCTTTGGTCCGACGCAGCCCATCGCGGACAACGCCACCACCCAGGGCCGCGCGAAGAACCGCCGCGTGGAGTTCAAGATCGTCGGCGACGCCGAGGGCGTGCAGACCCAGCAGGGCGAGCCCTCGCCCGACACCCACTGA